TGTTACATCAAGACGGCAAACGTTACACCGTCGAATCCTATTCCATTGAACGTAATCGCGTGCGCGTCGGCAAAATGAATGAACGTGAACTTGCCATCGAGCGAACCCATTATTTCATCATCGAAGATTGAAGTGACCCAGGAATGATTAGCTCTCGGTGTTTGGCGGATAAGCGAAACCGCAGTTCGTAATTTGCCAACCTTCCGGAGTGTGAACGATTTCAAGATTGATGAGGTAAGCAACTTCTAACCATCGAGCGATATTTTCGGGGAAAATAATCGGAAAAACCCGCGTTTCTGAAATTAATTCTTCGGCTTCGACCTTTTCGCCGTCGATTCGCAAAATGCGAAAATAACCTTCACGGGCGCACACTTCACCATTTGCGCCAACGTCATATTCACTGTGTCCGCCGGCTTCAAACGAGGTGAGAAATTCCGGAAATTGGATTGCTCCGCCGCGAGTTGTTAAGTAATTGCTCAGTGCCAGATTGATGGCAATCGCGCGCCGCAAAGTCGATTGCAATTCGTTTAAAACCGCCAGTCGCTGTTGGTTCAACGGGTCATTGAAACTTTCGCCATGCCAATTGAAAAAAGCAATGAGCGACTTGATTAAAATTTCTGCATCAGGCAAATGCGGGACTGAATCAGTAATTGAGAAATCGGTATTTCGTCTTTGAGTTTTAATAGTCGCTTCTTCGACATACCAGCGGGCGAGAAAATCGCGCAATCGTTCGGGTGTGATGGTGGCAATCCTAACGTTGCCGAAATAGGTGGCGAGACATTCTAAAGCTTGCAGGCAATCGGCAATCGCCAGATGATTTTCTTCATCGCGGTTTTTAGCCAACGCCGCGATGAAGAGCGATTGCGCTTGGGCAAGGTTCATTTCTCTTTTTTCGATTTGCTGTTGAAATCAATGACATTTGAATCGGCATCCCCGCTTTTGCCGGACTTTTGACTTTTCGCATTCGCGGGCTTTGCGGGTTCGTTGCCATTGAATAAATCCCACAACAACTCTTCATCTTCCATATCTTCAAAACCTTCCGCAGGGTGTTTGTAATGCAGCAGAGCGGCGTAAAGATGCTCAATGGAAAAATTCTTGTCCTCTAAAATATCGCGCATCACCTTTTCGACCTGTTTGGGATGTTCTTCGGCAATCCGTTCAAAGGCAACGATGGGAAGCGAAGGCTCTTTGATGTAATTCCACAATAGGTCTTTCCAACCCGGAAACTCTTTATCACGATTTTTGCTGGTGAAAATCTGTTTGAATTTTTGATATTCCGGCAAAATCAAAATGCCTTCAAATTCATCGCAAAGAATGGTCACTTCGCTGGCGGCGGTCATTTCGTGAGGAATGGGTGGCAGTTCCGGGATTTTCAATTCGCGTCCGAATTCTTCCTCAAAAAGTTGGGCGGCGGTTTTGCCGGTCTCAGGGTCTTTGCGTTCTAAAAACAGAAAGCGTTGAAATCTGCCGATGGTGGCAGGCAATTGTTTGGCGGCAATGGAGATTTCATCTTTGCCAAATAGTTCAATGAAGGCTTCGCGCTGTTCCTGCTGCGCCTCTTCCAATCCTTCTTCATCGTTCAAGGTTTCAAAGGTCTGGCGAATAGCGAGCGCCTGCATCGCCGAATCTTTATCGGGCAGTAAGAATTGCGCGCCCGCGAAAATGAACTGCTCGCCAAGCGGTAAAATTCGCGCTGCCAGATATTCGCCTTTTTTAAAAGGCAGGTCTTTTAAATTGCCGATGGTTGCGATGGTGAAGGTGTCTTCGCTATCGAGGTCTTTGAGGGTGATTAAATTCGCTTTAAGCGATTTGATTTCAAAGATGCTGTTGATGGAATTCGTCCATTCCAGAAGCAACTCTTCTTCTTTTTCGCTAAGATCATCCTGTGAGTCGACAAAATGCTCGATGACGCCTTCGCCGTAATCATCTACCCAGTCGTAAAGAAACCACTCCAGCAGGGTGTGCGCTTCGTGTTCGCCTTCGGGTTCCGAAAGTCCGAAAAATTCTTCGCGCACCTGTTCGTAGTCTTCTTTTAAATGACCTTCGGTAGCGAATTGGATGAGTGATTGTTTGAGTTCTTCGGCGCGTTTGAGCATTGCCGGAAAAGGAATGGTTGCTGACATGGGGTTCACCTCCACTGCATGAATAGACGCAGGGATTCTATGCTTACGTTTCAAAGCGCGTCAACAACGGTCTGCAATCTATAGGGGCGGCGCTTTGATAAAGCAGTGATAAAATTTGTAAATCGTCAAAGAATTTTTTAGCGCAACAAATCGCGGATTTCCGCGCGCCTTCTGATTTTATCCCATTCGGCGACAACCCGCGCGCGGCGATTTTCTGTCGCATCGGAAAGCAAGCTAACCATATCATCATCAAAGAGGTCTGTTCGGGTCGATTTTTCGCGTGCTGATTCAATTGCGGTGATGTAGTTGAGTACCTGGGTGATTTCGGTTTCGGAAAGATTTTCGGTCTTGCTCAGTAATAATTGTTTGTTAGTCATAACTGCCTCCCTCGCGCATCTGACGGCGACAGGAGACTGACCACAGGCAAGTTCATCCGGTCGCGGCTTTAGCGATGATGATTCGTGAGATTTTGCCCACGATTTTTCTTACGTTAAACGTAATTTTCTTTCCCTTCTTTGTGAATTTGAGTGTGGGCATCATAGCCCAACCTTAAAGTCAAATCAAGCAGACGCAAATATCTTAACGCTTCCTTGTGCGGCTGTCACCACTTTTGCGGAGCACCAGAACCTGTCCCGCACGCAATGAGGGTTTTGACGAACTGCTCAAATTGATAAGCGCATACTGACGCAAGGATAAACATTATCCGCTTCATCCGAAAACCAACCTTTCACCTGCAAGGAAAAAACATTCAGTAAAAACTTAATGAGTTGCGGCAATAAAAAAGCCCGCCTCGTGGACGGGCTTTGGTTGAATGCATCATTCAACACCCTTATTTCACAATGTTGATGAGAATGACTTCCTGACCGGTGATTAAAAATTGTGAAGGCGGTAATTCGCGTTCGGCAACCGTCATCACCGAAAGCGGCGTGTAACCGCCTGATGTGCGTTCGGAATTGAGCGTCATCAAAACCGAAGGCGGCAGTCCCGGCATTTCTTCGTTGCCGACGATTGCCCCATTATCCGAACGCAACACCTTTAAATAAAGTTTGTTGTTGCGTTTTATCTTGTTAATGGCGCGAATCAGTTGCCCTAAATCTTTGGGAACGAAATCGGCGCCGATACCGGCGCGCGCTTCAGCCTGGGCTATCGAAGCGCCATCGCCAACCAGTATCATCAACTGTCCGAGCGGCGCATCGTGGGGAATTTCAAAGGGAATGCGTTCAACAAATTCTGCGCCATTATCTTTCCGCGCAAAGGCTTGAATCTCAATCTTGTCGCCGCGTTGGGCTTCGATTTTATCTACCCACAGACGCGAAAGCGTACCGTTCGAGCGCACATCGGATGAGGTGATATTGACTTCGATGTTCTGTACGTCGATGCCTTCAAAGCCGCTATTGAGCAATGCCGCAAGCGGTTTTTCAACCCCAAGCGTAGCAAACAGCGCGGCGTTGCTCGGCAAAGCAAAGGTGCTGTCGAGTAAAACTTCGGGCTGTCCTTTAATGGCAATGCGCCCGTTGACTTTGACGGTCTGTTGACCGAGTTGCCGTTCGGTTGCGCCGATTGCGGCAATCATCGCAATGCGCATCAGAATCGGCGTCAAAAACGGGTCGTTAATCATTTCGTAATTGTAGGTTTCGACCTTGTTGCGGCTGGTGCGAACATTCAAACGCATGGGAATCATTTTGGGTTGTTCGCCGAGTTTCCCGAATACCGTGGTTGAACGGTCTTGATTGATGGAACCGACGAGATTGCCGCCCACTGCGAGTTTGAACGAGTTGTTTAAATTCGCCACGACTGTGATCACCGATGATTCGGACATCGGCCAGGCAGTTGAACCGGATGCTAAGAAGGGATGACCGAATGCATAAATGCGTTCACCATCGCGATAGGTCACGGTGCCTGCCGCATCGAAATTGAAATCGCCGCGTACCAGTTGCACATTGACCGATGAACCAGGCGCAAGCGTCGTGTCATCATATTTGACCATCGCCGAAGAGGCGCTTGAAGAACCACCGAGACCGGCAACCGGTTGAATGCCGAGTTTTCTCAGGTCATCGCCAAACATCTCGATGACCGATTGCGGCACGCCCGAAAAAGTAACCGGCGTGGCAATCGGAATTATCGCCTGCCCGTTGTTGTTAAATGCATTCACGCCGCTCACCGCGCGCGCCCCAAGCGGATTGACGTTGGCGCCGGGCGAACTCGGCGTTACTGCATAGCCCATCAAGGTATTAAAACTCGAAGGCGTATTGGAATTGACCGGCGTTTGTTCGGTGCCCTGTTCAACCACGCTAATCATATTTTGAATCGGTTGAATGCCTGCGATGGGTTCTTTGGCGAAAGGAAAAGCATAAGCGACCGCGCCGAGCAATTTGCCGTCGATGTAGACCGGGCTTCCGCTCATTCCCGCAAAGACGCCGGTTTTATCAACCTGTCCGCCGCTCAATTTGGCAATCACAATTTTTTGTTTCGGGTTGGCGAAACCATCAAGGACGCCGAGAATTTCGACTTCAAAGCGTTCCGGTTTCGAGCCTTGAAAAACTGTCATTCCGAACCCTTTCATTCCGGCGCGAACGTCTGCCGGATTCATCAGATTGGGGTCGGAAGCGTAGGCGATACCGCTGATGGCAATCATTAAACCAAATAACAAACAACATCTTTTTATCATACTTTTCCTCTCGCAGGGTTTGTGCGTCTTCGACTGTACGGGTGAACAACAAAGGCAACTTCATAACAAGGCGCTCAGACTTGATGATAGTTTCCCGTAAATCGCTGCGTCAAGACTTGATATTTTTCGTTTACACCCTTCACTCAAGCGGATAAAGTTTACCCCTGATTTTATCCAAGAGAGGATGCCCCAAATGAAGCTGCAAAATCGCCTTCGCCTTTTGTTAATCGCAGGTTTGACGCTTAGCCTTTGCGCCTTCAGTTTTCCATCATCGGCGAATACCCCACAAAGCGTTATTCAAAAAAATAAAACGACGAGTGAGCGCATCGCGCGCATCGAAAACGGGCTATTGCCGGCACTGGCAATTAAAGGCAAGCCCGCTAAAAAGTTCAGCCTCATAGAACGCCTGCGCTTTCACAAAGTGCCGGGCGTGAGCGTGGCAGTGATTAATAATTATGCAATCGAATGGGCGAAAGGTTACGGCGTAAAAGATGTTGAAACCAATGAACCGGTCACCGTTGATACGATGTTTCAAGCCGCCTCCATCAGCAAACCGGTTGCGACTATCGGGATGTTGAGATTAGTACAGGCAGGCCAACTCAATCTCGATGAAGATGTGAATGTGAAACTCAAATCCTGGAAGGTGCCTGACACGTCGTTCGTAAAAGAAAAGAGCGTGACGCTTCGTGAACTCGTAAGCCACAGCGCCGGACTCACGGTTCATGGATTCAGGGGGTATGCCGCAACGGAAACGGTGCCGACGCTTGTGCAATTGTTAAACGGCGAAAAGCCCGCAAATTCGGCGCGCATCATTAACGACATCGAACCGCAAAAAATCTGGCGATATTCGGGCGGCGGGTTTTGTGTGATGCAACTGTTGATGACGGATACGACCGGCAAAGCGTTTCCGCAAATCATGCAGGAAAAAGTGCTCTCGCGAATCGGTATGACGAACAGCACCTATCGTCAACCGCTTCCGGTTGAACGCGCCAAACAAGCCGCTACCGGGCATCGCGCGAGCGGTCAAATCGTCAAAGGCAAATGGCATACTTATCCTGAAATGGCTGCCGCAGGACTTTGGACCACGCCTATGGATTTGGCGAAACTTGCCATCGAAGTGCAAAAAGCCAAACTCGGAAAATCCGCTCGCCTGCTTTCACAGGCGATGACTGAACAGATGCTCACCCGGCAGTTTCAAAATTGGGGACTGGGTTTCAATCTTGAAGGCAAAGATAATAAAGCGACCTTCGGACATGGCGGCGCGAATGAAGGCTTCCGCTGTCAACTCACAGCTTTTGTAAATGGCGGGCAAGGCGCGGTGGTGATGACCAATTCCGATACCGGCGGCGCTTTGGCTCAAGAAATTATTCGCGCCATTGCCGCCGAATACGGATGGGCGCAGTCGTTCATCATTGAGCGTGAAGTCGCCAGCGTAGATGCGAAGGTTTATCAAACTTACGTTGGCGAATACACCACGCCGCTTGGAAAATTATCGGTTACGGTTGAAGGGGATAGTTTATTGGTTGAACTTCAAGGGCAGGGAAAAATCGAAATCTATCCCGAATCGGAAGTGAAATATTTTACCCCCGAAGTTGCGAATCTCTCTTTAGTTTTTAATAAAGACGAAAACGGCAAAACCATTTCAATTACGATTCGCCAGGGCGCACAGGAAATTCCGGCAAAGCGCCTGCCGTAAGGGTTCAATTTATCGGTTTTGAAAACTGCTGCAACAATTTTTGAGCGTTGTTGCAGCAGTTTTGTGGTTTGAGAAAGGTGCGACTCACTCGTCGCTTTGTGGTATGCTTGATGCGCCTGAATTGAAAGTTGATTGAACCGCGTATCGTTGAATTCAAGTGGTTTTATGATTGATATTCACAGCCATATTTTATTTCAGATAGACGATGGAGCGCGCACGCTCGATGAATCGCTTGAAATGTGCCGGATGTCAGCGCGCGATGGCGTAACCACGATTGTTGCAACGCCACATGCGCACGACGGCGTTCACCAAACCCACGACCCTGCGCATCTGCGACAAAAGGTGGATGAACTCAACGAGTTGCTACAGGGCGAACCGCGAATCGTTTTAGGTAGCGAACTGCGCTTCACACACGATGTCGTCAATCACCTGTGCAATAAACAAAGCGCGCCGACGCTTGCGGGCACCTCTTATGCGTTAATCGAATTTCCCCATCAAGTAGTGCCGCCCGGCAGTGAACGCGCCTTGTTTGAGTTGATGAATAACGGCATACGTCCAATCATCGCGCACCCGGAACGCAACGTGATGTTGATGGGACATCCTGAAAAATTTTTTGAATTGGTAGAACTCGGCGCTTTGGGACAAGCCGATACCGGTTCATTCACCGGACAATTTGGCAGTAAAGTCAAAGAGACGGCAATCATCATGCTTGAAAATGGCTTGCTTCATTTTGTGGCAAGCGATTGTCACAACCTGCGCAACCGTCTGCCTGGGCTTTCAATGGCAATGACAGCGATTTCTGAACTTGTTGGCGAAGAGTACGCACAGGCGATGTCAAAAGATAACCCCGGCGCGATTATCGAAGACCGCGCTATCCCCACACGTCCCGCACCTGTCTTACCCCAGAAGAAAAAACGCTGGTTGTTTTTTTAGTGCAATTTTTTAAGGCGAGAACTCACAAACACGAATCTGGCTACAGGAGCCGCTTCTAAGGCGGGCAGCTATTGGCTTGAGGGGATTGTCACTCATTCTCTGAGTGATTCTTTAAAAAGAAAATTTGTCTTCGGAGCAGGCGGATCAATTCGGATTGGACGGAAATATTTGAGAAATCAATCTGCCAAATCGGTTTTCTCCGTTCAATCTGAAGACAAAATTTGCTTCTCTCCAGTGAACGATTGCAGTTGATGGAGGGCACTGAATACCGAAAAGGCGCATTCAGTGAACCACGGTTATTGGGTGAATTGAATCAGTTGATGCAATTTTGCAAGCGCCGCGCCCGTGTCAATGGCTTCGCTCGCAAGCCGGATGCCCTCGCTGAAATCACGAGCGCGACCAGCCGCGATTAAAGCTGCGGCGGCATTGAGTAACACAATATCGCGGCGCGAACTTTTTTCTCCCTGCAAAATTTGCCGAATTATTTCAGCGTTTTGTCGAGCGTCGCCGCCTTTAATCTGGTCAGCAACAGCGCAAGCCAGACCGAAGTCTTCGGGATGAATTTCTCGGGTTTTGACTTCACCATCTTTTAACTCGGTTAATCGGGTTGTGCCGGTGATGGTGATTTCATCGAGACCATCGCTTCCGTGAACAATCAAGGCTCGCCGGGTTCCCAAATCATTCAACGTATGCGCGAACATTTCCGTAAGCTGGGGTGAAAACACGCCAATCACCTGACAGTTTGCGCCTGCGGGATTCGTTAGCGGTCCCAGCATATTGAAAATCGTGCGCACCCCAAGTTGCCTGCGCACCGGAGCGACATGTTTCATGGCTTCATGTAAGAGCGGCGCGTGTAGAAAGCTGATGCCGACTTCATCAAGGCAGGCGTTAATGCGCTCAATGGGAAGTTCGATTTTGACGCCGAGCGCTTCCATCACATCGGCGCTGCCGCAATGGCTCGACACTGAACGGTTGCCGTGTTTGGCGACGCGCACCTTGCACGCCGCAACCACGAAAGCCGCAGCGGTTGAAATATTGAAACTGCCGCTTACGTCGCCGCCGGTTCCGCAGGTATCAACTAACGCCTCATCAGTATTGATTAAACGCGGACGCACAGCCGTCGCTTTACTTCGCATCACTCTGGCAAAGCCTGTGAGTTCGGCAACCGTTTCACCTTTCATGCGAAGCGCCGTAAGCAATGCGGCAATCTGCGCCTCGGCGCACTGCCCGGTCATGATTTGTTCGAGCACTGCCGCCGCTTCATCGGTTGTCAGGTGCTGGCGCTCGATTACCTTTTTAATCGCCTCGTTGATGGTCATAAGTTTTTCAGTTGCTGATGAAAAACTAGCACGGTGATGGAAGAAAAGTTAAGCAGCGCGAGTAGTAAAATGTTTTCACTCGCTTTCCGAATGGATTTTGGGAAATAGTTGCTGATGAGAAAGACGGATTTATCAGGTTCATTAAAAATAGCCTGACAATACATCGCTGGGCTATTCGCAACTGCCCTTACGGGGCAAGTCGCAGTTAATCGTTTTCAAACCTTCTGCTTGTGTAAGCTCAGTTACGCACATCTCTTTTCGTTAAACGGTGCCCGGTTGCAAAGGTTGAAGGGTTATCTGCTCAAACCTGTTGGTTCGTCATTCACGCTCAGGCGTCTTGAATTTTTTGAGGCGAATATCACCAGAGAACAGCCGACGGGAAAAATAATTTCGCTAATCGCTTTTGCGGTTAAATCGGCTTCAGTTAAAGGCGAATTGGCGGTTTCGGTAATGGCAAACAAAATGATGCTGCCAAACGAAATGCCGACCGTAATGCCAATGAAAATATAAGCTGAGAGATTCTTGCGGGATTGTTTTTCCAGCCATTCAAGCAGCAATCCGAGACAGGCATATTCGATAGCTTTGATGAAGCCGATTAAAAATAACGGCGTATCGGAAACCACATTTGCGGTCAAACCCAGAGTTTGCGCGACACTCTTTTGCAATAAATTGGCGATTAAAAAGCCGATGGGGGCGGATAAGAATCCCGCGACGCCCATAAAATTTTCGCGGTGTTGCGCCACCAGTCTGCCCATCGCCAATCCGACGCAAACAATCACCGACCACGAAACTTTATGCGCTAAATCGGCGATGAACGGTTTTGCGCTTGCGACGTCGAAATAAAGAAATGCAACCAGAGCCAACAATACTTCAATGGCAAAGCCAAGTAAAATTGCAATCCAGGCAACTTGCAGCATAGTTAAATTCGATATCCCGGTGAATTGCGGTGTATCTACAGGCTCAGAAAAATCGCTTCTGTTTTCAACCCATAGAACACCTTTCAAAAAATTTAGGGTAATCAATGAATTCTCCTTCTCATCACTTCTCTCGCCAGGCATGGATTCCGATGGAGGCTTTACCCTTGCGGTCAGGCTTAAACATTCTTCAGGTGTTGAGTGCTAAAATGATTTTCTGTCTCAGGGATTACTGAAGACGATTTACGAGCGAGGGTGCGAAAAATTGACCTGCACGCCTCATTGCCTTTGCCTTCTATTCAATGGTTGCGTTGTGTGCTTCCCTTCGTCTTGCCAATAGAAGCGAGCCTTGATTAAACCTCAAACATTCGGTTTACAAATTGAGGTATAGCTCAATGAAAGTTTCAGATAATCGTTTAAATCGGTTGCCAAGCCGGGTAAATTCGGTTCAGTATTCGCTTGCCTGAGATTGAATAAAACTGAAATCCGAATTTGCTCGACGACATTGACCTCGGCGTCGGGCAAGAGATAGCCGAAGATGATTGCGCACAGATAAAAAACGATGAGCGCTTTGATACACGAGGCTTTCGCCTTTTGATAAGCGCGCGTCGGCAAAAATAGTCCGGCGCGCGCCGTCAATCTCTCACCCGCAAGCAAATTTTTCGTCACTCGACCGAACCGCTTGACGTTCGGGTATTCGCCTTTTTTGAACACGGGCTTTTGAGAAATCGTTCCAGCGACATCGCTCTGCGCGTCTTGGGCTTTAACTTGAATATAATTATCTGCTAAAGAGTTACTGTCGCCAGAAAATCGGACAACTCGAATGCGGCAGCCCGGACGGCTCGCCATATTTGGTTTAGCGTTCGTTATGTGATTGTGGTAAGCGATTCGAGTCGTCATAAAAGCAAATCCTTTGCTTGTCTTGAGTCAACTTCTCACGCTGACTTATAATCTCAAGACACTCGGTTGGGGGCTGCGGTCTGGAGCAGCCCCATTGACTTCAACCGACGTGCTTGATCGTAAGCGAAAGCCTGAGAAAAAGTCTTTAAGAATGTCTAAAAGAGTTCTAAAAGAGTTCTAAAAGCATTATGTTGCTGAAAAACAAAGAGTTTTATGAGTTCGAGGGCTTCCGTTTAGACCTTGCGGAACGCGCCCTCTATCGCGATGGCAAACTCATTCCCCTAACTCCCAAAGCCTTTGATACCCTGCTGCTGCTGGTTGAAAACACCGGACGCATCCTCGAAAAAGAGGAGATGCTGGAAAAAATCTGGCCCGATACCTTTGTTGAAGAAGCCAATCTCGCAGTCAATGTATCGGCATTACGCAAAGCGTTGAATGAAGCGAAAGACGGCTTACATTTCATCGAGACGATTCCACGTCGAGGGTATCGGTTCAGCGCCGAAGTCAAAAAAGTGGTCATTGAGGCAAGCGAACCAGCGGTTCAGGCTGAAGCGATGCGCCGCATTGAAGAAACTCCCGAAGAGACCAACGACGACCCGCTCTCGGTAGAGGTCTTTAAATCCCGCCCGAATGTCTCAATCAAAACTACAGTTATTTCACCTGAGGAGGATGGGCAGGCAAGTGCGGCTCAGGAAAATAATCAACTTGATGACGATACGGCGCGGTTGCTCGATAAACTGGGAGTGTGGGAATCTTCAACTCCTCAAACCGCAAGTGCTTTGCCAATGCCGCAACGCAATGCGGTAAGCCTTGCGCGAAAATCGGGCTGGCTGGCGCGCAATAAACAATTGGTGATTGCCGCCGCCGCCTTAGTGGTCGCCTTGCTTGCGGTTTTTATCTATTTCAACTTTTTAAAACCCGCGCCGCCTTCGCGCCGTCTGGCGGTTATGCCGTTTGTTAATTTGCAGAACGATGCAAATATTGATTTCTTGAGTCTCGCGCTTGCCGATGTCATCATCACCAAGTTGAACTACGCCAGCGAAGTCAGCGTCTTGCCGACTTCCTATGTCAGCAAATATCGCAATCAGGAGATTGATGCGAAAAAGATTGCCAGCGAACTCAAAGTGCAAACCATGCTCACCGGAACCTATCAAAAAGATGGCGATGACATCATCATCAACACCCAGT
The DNA window shown above is from Acidobacteriota bacterium and carries:
- a CDS encoding serine hydrolase; translation: MKLQNRLRLLLIAGLTLSLCAFSFPSSANTPQSVIQKNKTTSERIARIENGLLPALAIKGKPAKKFSLIERLRFHKVPGVSVAVINNYAIEWAKGYGVKDVETNEPVTVDTMFQAASISKPVATIGMLRLVQAGQLNLDEDVNVKLKSWKVPDTSFVKEKSVTLRELVSHSAGLTVHGFRGYAATETVPTLVQLLNGEKPANSARIINDIEPQKIWRYSGGGFCVMQLLMTDTTGKAFPQIMQEKVLSRIGMTNSTYRQPLPVERAKQAATGHRASGQIVKGKWHTYPEMAAAGLWTTPMDLAKLAIEVQKAKLGKSARLLSQAMTEQMLTRQFQNWGLGFNLEGKDNKATFGHGGANEGFRCQLTAFVNGGQGAVVMTNSDTGGALAQEIIRAIAAEYGWAQSFIIEREVASVDAKVYQTYVGEYTTPLGKLSVTVEGDSLLVELQGQGKIEIYPESEVKYFTPEVANLSLVFNKDENGKTISITIRQGAQEIPAKRLP
- the trpD gene encoding anthranilate phosphoribosyltransferase, producing the protein MTINEAIKKVIERQHLTTDEAAAVLEQIMTGQCAEAQIAALLTALRMKGETVAELTGFARVMRSKATAVRPRLINTDEALVDTCGTGGDVSGSFNISTAAAFVVAACKVRVAKHGNRSVSSHCGSADVMEALGVKIELPIERINACLDEVGISFLHAPLLHEAMKHVAPVRRQLGVRTIFNMLGPLTNPAGANCQVIGVFSPQLTEMFAHTLNDLGTRRALIVHGSDGLDEITITGTTRLTELKDGEVKTREIHPEDFGLACAVADQIKGGDARQNAEIIRQILQGEKSSRRDIVLLNAAAALIAAGRARDFSEGIRLASEAIDTGAALAKLHQLIQFTQ
- a CDS encoding SpoIVB peptidase S55 domain-containing protein, giving the protein MIKRCCLLFGLMIAISGIAYASDPNLMNPADVRAGMKGFGMTVFQGSKPERFEVEILGVLDGFANPKQKIVIAKLSGGQVDKTGVFAGMSGSPVYIDGKLLGAVAYAFPFAKEPIAGIQPIQNMISVVEQGTEQTPVNSNTPSSFNTLMGYAVTPSSPGANVNPLGARAVSGVNAFNNNGQAIIPIATPVTFSGVPQSVIEMFGDDLRKLGIQPVAGLGGSSSASSAMVKYDDTTLAPGSSVNVQLVRGDFNFDAAGTVTYRDGERIYAFGHPFLASGSTAWPMSESSVITVVANLNNSFKLAVGGNLVGSINQDRSTTVFGKLGEQPKMIPMRLNVRTSRNKVETYNYEMINDPFLTPILMRIAMIAAIGATERQLGQQTVKVNGRIAIKGQPEVLLDSTFALPSNAALFATLGVEKPLAALLNSGFEGIDVQNIEVNITSSDVRSNGTLSRLWVDKIEAQRGDKIEIQAFARKDNGAEFVERIPFEIPHDAPLGQLMILVGDGASIAQAEARAGIGADFVPKDLGQLIRAINKIKRNNKLYLKVLRSDNGAIVGNEEMPGLPPSVLMTLNSERTSGGYTPLSVMTVAERELPPSQFLITGQEVILINIVK
- a CDS encoding CpsB/CapC family capsule biosynthesis tyrosine phosphatase, with the translated sequence MIDIHSHILFQIDDGARTLDESLEMCRMSARDGVTTIVATPHAHDGVHQTHDPAHLRQKVDELNELLQGEPRIVLGSELRFTHDVVNHLCNKQSAPTLAGTSYALIEFPHQVVPPGSERALFELMNNGIRPIIAHPERNVMLMGHPEKFFELVELGALGQADTGSFTGQFGSKVKETAIIMLENGLLHFVASDCHNLRNRLPGLSMAMTAISELVGEEYAQAMSKDNPGAIIEDRAIPTRPAPVLPQKKKRWLFF